A single Deltaproteobacteria bacterium DNA region contains:
- a CDS encoding penicillin-binding protein 2, with amino-acid sequence MKRKRLGFLAIGIGCFFVLFLFKVGYEQIVNYRQNNLLWKKRLVRFIKVKGKRGKILDVKGQMLAFNIPSYSVFADPFTFSADKKNLVLLSRALGIGKKKLLSQLESSKRFVWLKRNVTNKTLEKLKGLNIRGVGVIDGYRRFYPEGNIASRVIGFCDVDNEGLEGIEKEYNDYLCPKCLHMKALMGMNGVLSRKDDFYDTINGADVFLTIDENVQSFVRQTLKKAVEENGAKKALCIVMKPEGAITACSTFPDFNLNLRSAYPYSKQRNSAFLDVWEPGSIFKLVTLSAAIGTGKVKRDKMFTCGSMRVGKHIIHDVHRYDELSFDDVFVKSSNVGAVKVVFDVGKERFYDYVARFGFGRKTGVDFPGEARGLVRDVTSCSDINLANMAFGQGIAVTGIQLCSAFSTIANGGFKIKPYLVEKIVSPEGAVLYKAHKKKERILKQTTAQAVKEILEKVVEKGTGKRARISGLRIAGKTGTAQIPGKGGYGKETVSSFAAFFPVENPQFVVLVSFFEPQARPSYGGVIAAPVFRDIAQMLISYEGISKEWN; translated from the coding sequence ATGAAAAGAAAGCGGCTTGGATTTTTAGCCATTGGCATAGGTTGCTTCTTCGTGCTTTTTTTATTTAAGGTGGGATATGAACAAATTGTAAATTATAGGCAAAACAACCTTTTATGGAAAAAGAGGTTGGTTCGTTTTATTAAGGTTAAGGGGAAACGAGGGAAAATTCTTGATGTTAAAGGTCAAATGTTGGCGTTTAATATTCCTTCTTATTCTGTGTTTGCAGATCCATTCACCTTTAGTGCGGATAAGAAAAACTTAGTCTTACTTTCTCGTGCTCTTGGAATAGGCAAGAAAAAACTTCTTTCACAATTGGAATCAAGCAAACGATTTGTGTGGTTGAAGAGAAATGTAACAAATAAAACACTGGAAAAACTAAAGGGTTTGAATATTAGGGGAGTGGGAGTGATTGATGGGTATAGACGGTTTTATCCGGAAGGTAATATTGCTTCTCGTGTTATAGGATTTTGCGATGTGGATAACGAAGGATTAGAAGGAATAGAAAAGGAATACAATGATTATCTTTGTCCAAAATGTTTGCATATGAAAGCACTTATGGGAATGAATGGTGTTTTGTCAAGGAAGGATGATTTTTATGATACTATAAATGGTGCGGATGTGTTTCTCACTATAGACGAGAATGTGCAGTCTTTTGTCCGGCAAACTTTAAAAAAGGCAGTGGAGGAAAACGGGGCAAAAAAGGCTCTATGTATAGTTATGAAGCCAGAAGGTGCAATTACAGCTTGCAGCACCTTCCCCGATTTTAACTTGAATTTGCGTAGTGCTTATCCATATAGTAAGCAGAGAAACAGTGCATTTCTTGATGTGTGGGAGCCGGGATCTATATTCAAGTTGGTCACATTAAGTGCAGCTATAGGCACAGGTAAGGTAAAAAGGGACAAGATGTTTACCTGTGGAAGTATGAGAGTGGGCAAACATATAATACATGATGTTCATAGATACGATGAATTGAGTTTTGACGATGTTTTCGTTAAATCCAGCAATGTAGGAGCGGTTAAGGTGGTGTTTGATGTGGGTAAAGAGAGGTTTTACGATTATGTTGCGAGGTTTGGTTTTGGCAGGAAAACAGGTGTAGATTTCCCGGGTGAAGCCAGAGGGTTGGTAAGAGATGTTACCTCCTGTTCTGATATTAATCTGGCAAATATGGCTTTTGGCCAGGGTATTGCTGTTACAGGGATTCAGCTCTGCTCAGCATTTTCTACCATAGCTAATGGTGGTTTTAAAATAAAACCTTATTTGGTAGAAAAAATAGTTTCACCAGAAGGAGCTGTTTTATATAAAGCTCACAAGAAAAAGGAGAGAATTTTAAAACAGACCACGGCACAGGCGGTAAAAGAGATATTAGAAAAGGTAGTAGAGAAAGGAACAGGGAAAAGGGCAAGAATTTCCGGCCTTAGAATAGCAGGGAAAACAGGTACGGCGCAGATACCCGGGAAAGGAGGATACGGAAAGGAAACTGTTTCATCATTTGCCGCTTTTTTTCCAGTGGAAAATCCTCAATTTGTCGTTCTCGTTTCTTTCTTTGAGCCTCAAGCAAGACCCAGTTACGGTGGTGTAATAGCTGCGCCGGTATTTAGAGATATTGCTCAGATGTTGATAAGCTATGAGGGAATTTCTAAAGAATGGAATTAA